In the genome of Gammaproteobacteria bacterium, one region contains:
- a CDS encoding MBL fold metallo-hydrolase, producing the protein MDTQPTPTVAPVEVLDHGILCIDTLQERRRLACCYLIERDGEYAFVEAGTSHGVPRLLALLEARGIAPERVRYVLPTHVHLDHAGGAGVLMRALPEAMMVVHPRGARHMIDPSKLIAGAEAVYGAEALMRMYGEIAPVDETRVIQARDGLRLSLGGGELEFIDTPGHARHHYSIWDTVSEGFFTGDTFGLSYRDFDGPGGPFLMPTTTPVQFDAQAWLQTIDRYLSYRPKRMYLTHYSAIEDVATRAAELRAGIGRYVQIARSLADAPERHSRLREALLDDALSALHRLDAPVSDARARELLEFDIELNAQGLGVWLDQAA; encoded by the coding sequence ATGGACACGCAGCCGACGCCGACAGTCGCGCCAGTCGAAGTGCTGGACCATGGAATTCTGTGCATTGACACCCTCCAGGAGCGGCGCCGGCTGGCCTGCTGCTATCTGATCGAGCGCGACGGCGAATACGCCTTCGTCGAAGCGGGTACCTCGCATGGTGTGCCGCGCCTGCTGGCGCTGTTGGAGGCGCGCGGCATCGCCCCGGAGCGGGTGCGTTACGTACTGCCCACCCATGTGCACCTGGACCACGCCGGCGGTGCCGGCGTGCTGATGCGCGCCCTGCCCGAAGCGATGATGGTGGTGCACCCGCGGGGTGCGCGGCACATGATCGATCCTTCGAAACTGATCGCCGGCGCTGAAGCCGTCTACGGCGCCGAAGCGCTGATGCGCATGTACGGAGAGATCGCGCCGGTCGACGAAACGCGCGTGATCCAGGCGCGGGATGGCCTGCGCTTGAGCCTTGGGGGTGGCGAGCTCGAATTCATCGACACGCCGGGGCACGCCCGGCACCACTACAGCATTTGGGACACCGTCAGCGAGGGCTTCTTCACCGGCGATACCTTCGGCCTGTCGTATCGAGACTTCGACGGACCCGGCGGGCCGTTTCTGATGCCGACCACCACCCCGGTGCAGTTCGATGCACAGGCCTGGCTACAGACCATCGACCGCTATTTGAGCTACCGACCGAAGCGCATGTATCTCACGCATTACAGCGCGATTGAAGATGTGGCGACGCGTGCAGCGGAACTGCGCGCCGGCATCGGGCGCTACGTGCAGATCGCGCGGTCGCTGGCGGACGCACCGGAGCGGCATTCCAGATTGCGCGAGGCGCTGCTCGACGATGCCTTGTCCGCGCTGCATCGTCTCGACGCCCCGGTCAGCGACGCACGGGCGCGCGAGCTGCTCGAGTTCGATATCGAACTCAATGCCCAGGGGCTTGGCGTCTGGCTCGATCAGGCTGCATGA
- a CDS encoding cytochrome c produces MRFVSPVLLAGLVVVACSASAASDDDLVEYREDGMHVLGGHMGSIGAIVKGKVPFTDDLATHARGLAAQSKLVKGAFKDKAMNGDSEAKSDIWENWDDFAAKADDLESAAAEFADAAGSGDMAAVRAKVGAVGKACKGCHDDYKED; encoded by the coding sequence ATGCGCTTCGTATCCCCTGTGTTGCTTGCCGGACTGGTCGTCGTCGCCTGTTCCGCTTCGGCGGCTTCCGATGACGATCTCGTTGAATATCGCGAAGACGGTATGCATGTGCTCGGTGGGCACATGGGCTCCATCGGCGCGATCGTCAAGGGTAAAGTGCCCTTTACCGATGACCTCGCAACGCACGCCCGAGGTCTCGCCGCACAGTCCAAGCTCGTCAAGGGTGCCTTCAAGGACAAGGCGATGAACGGCGACTCCGAGGCCAAGTCCGATATCTGGGAGAACTGGGACGACTTTGCCGCCAAGGCCGATGATCTGGAATCTGCCGCCGCCGAGTTCGCGGACGCCGCCGGTTCCGGCGACATGGCGGCGGTCCGCGCCAAGGTCGGCGCCGTCGGCAAGGCCTGCAAGGGCTGCCACGACGATTACAAGGAAGACTAG
- a CDS encoding aminopeptidase — protein MRLAVLSLLTLSLSACSSLGYYAQLLDGQVAVLRARAPIDALISDADTDPALRVRLETVKAAVSFAAEALALPNHGSYQQYADLGRPYVLWNVFATPEFDLAPIEWCYPLAGCFSYRGHYDLEGARAEAQRQRELGNDVYIGGVPAYSTLGWFNDPVLNTMLRWNDQELVGTLFHELAHQRVFVKSDTAFNESFASFVQEEGLRRWLQARGETPLDVTEPRRRNQDFVALVQATRERLQALYQSSRTPTAMRAAKRQVFEQMRESYQALRDGPWRGYAGYDQWFEQDLDNAALLPVGLYNTWTPAFGQLFAQARGHWPQFYDAVERLGERSADERKRMLDALLEQAQGD, from the coding sequence ATGAGACTGGCCGTATTGAGCCTGCTCACGCTGTCGCTGAGCGCCTGCAGTAGCCTCGGCTACTACGCCCAACTGTTGGACGGGCAGGTGGCGGTGTTGCGCGCGCGCGCGCCGATCGATGCGCTGATTTCCGATGCCGACACCGATCCGGCCCTGCGCGTGCGTCTGGAGACCGTGAAGGCCGCGGTTTCCTTCGCCGCGGAGGCGCTGGCCTTGCCGAATCACGGCAGCTATCAGCAGTACGCCGATCTCGGGCGGCCTTATGTACTGTGGAACGTCTTCGCCACACCGGAGTTCGATCTGGCGCCGATCGAATGGTGCTATCCGCTGGCCGGTTGCTTCTCCTATCGCGGGCACTACGACCTGGAGGGCGCCCGGGCAGAAGCGCAGCGCCAGCGCGAACTCGGAAACGACGTCTACATCGGCGGAGTGCCGGCCTATTCGACCTTGGGCTGGTTCAATGACCCGGTGCTCAACACGATGTTGCGCTGGAACGATCAGGAGTTGGTCGGCACCCTGTTTCACGAACTCGCGCACCAGCGCGTCTTCGTCAAGAGCGATACCGCTTTCAACGAATCCTTCGCCAGCTTCGTACAGGAGGAGGGTTTGCGGCGCTGGCTGCAAGCACGCGGAGAGACGCCGCTCGATGTGACCGAGCCGCGTCGTCGCAATCAGGACTTCGTGGCGCTGGTACAGGCGACACGCGAGCGTTTGCAGGCGCTCTACCAGTCCAGCCGGACGCCGACCGCAATGCGCGCCGCCAAGCGACAGGTATTCGAGCAGATGCGCGAGTCCTACCAAGCGCTGCGGGACGGGCCGTGGCGCGGCTATGCCGGCTACGATCAATGGTTCGAGCAGGATCTCGACAACGCGGCCTTACTGCCGGTCGGGCTCTACAACACCTGGACGCCGGCGTTCGGACAGCTCTTCGCACAGGCGCGGGGCCATTGGCCACAGTTCTATGACGCCGTGGAACGGCTCGGCGAAAGGAGCGCGGATGAGCGCAAGCGCATGCTCGATGCCTTGCTCGAACAGGCGCAGGGCGATTGA
- a CDS encoding DNA-3-methyladenine glycosylase I: MNENPRCPWSHGSELYQQYHDKEWGVPLREERGQFEFLILEGAQAGLSWITILKKRDHYRRAFDQFDAERIAAYDDKDRARLLADAGIVRNRLKIDAAISNARACLRLRDSGTSLDEFLWRYVDGKPIVNRFRTMGDVPATTELSDRISRDLKKAGFRFVGSTIVYSFMQATGMVNDHLLSCPRHAALSV; the protein is encoded by the coding sequence ATGAACGAGAACCCACGTTGCCCCTGGAGCCACGGCTCGGAGCTGTATCAGCAGTATCACGACAAGGAATGGGGCGTGCCCTTGCGCGAGGAGCGCGGGCAGTTCGAGTTTCTGATTCTGGAAGGCGCACAGGCCGGGCTGTCGTGGATCACGATCCTGAAGAAGCGCGACCACTACCGACGCGCCTTCGATCAGTTCGATGCCGAACGCATCGCCGCCTACGACGACAAGGACCGTGCTCGCCTGCTGGCGGATGCCGGCATCGTGCGTAACCGACTCAAGATCGACGCCGCGATCAGCAATGCACGCGCCTGTCTGCGGCTGCGCGATTCAGGCACCAGTCTTGACGAGTTTCTGTGGCGTTACGTGGACGGAAAGCCGATCGTGAACCGATTCCGCACGATGGGGGACGTTCCGGCAACGACGGAATTGTCCGACCGCATCAGCAGGGACCTGAAAAAGGCGGGGTTTCGCTTCGTCGGCAGCACGATCGTCTATTCCTTCATGCAGGCGACCGGCATGGTCAACGACCATTTGCTGAGCTGCCCGAGACATGCGGCGCTGAGCGTCTAA
- the cysS gene encoding cysteine--tRNA ligase, translated as MQLHNTLTGRKQEFVPQDSSRVTMYVCGPTVYSYAHIGNMRPPVVFDVLARLLRHRYERVVYVRNITDIDDKINAAAEREGVSIAVISDRYAAAYHEDLEALGVAPTDHEPRVTEHLPQIIAMIQRLIDSGHAYAAEGHVLFNVGAYDDYGMLSKRDRREMLAGARVEVAPYKKDAGDFVLWKPSRDEQPGWNSPWGRGRPGWHIECSAMAETLLGDTIDIHGGGHDLVFPHHENEIAQSRCAHGGAPFANYWVHNGFVTVNREKMAKSVGNVLRARELLEQAPGEAIRLALLGGHYRQPLDWTDETLVQAKRQLDRLYGALREVADVEPAAGVEAPDGFFAALDDDLNTPAALAEMFELVRALNKAESNEDKARIKGQLLAAAKLMGLLSQTPQDWFGAGNDDPESAEIEALLEQRAAARKARDFTSADRIRDELTARGIVIEDSAQGIRWRRA; from the coding sequence ATGCAACTGCACAATACGCTGACCGGCCGCAAGCAAGAGTTCGTCCCGCAGGATTCGTCGCGGGTCACGATGTATGTCTGTGGCCCCACGGTCTATTCCTATGCGCACATCGGCAACATGCGACCGCCGGTGGTGTTCGATGTGCTGGCGCGGCTGTTGCGGCATCGGTACGAACGCGTGGTCTACGTCCGCAACATCACCGACATCGATGACAAGATCAATGCCGCCGCCGAGCGTGAAGGTGTCTCGATCGCTGTGATCAGCGACCGCTATGCCGCCGCTTACCATGAGGATCTTGAGGCGCTGGGCGTGGCGCCGACCGATCACGAGCCGCGAGTCACCGAGCACCTGCCGCAGATCATCGCGATGATCCAGCGCCTGATCGATAGCGGACATGCCTACGCAGCCGAAGGACATGTTCTGTTCAACGTCGGTGCCTATGACGATTACGGAATGCTGTCCAAGCGCGATCGGCGCGAGATGCTGGCGGGGGCGCGTGTGGAAGTGGCGCCGTACAAGAAAGACGCTGGCGATTTCGTGCTGTGGAAGCCCTCCCGGGACGAGCAGCCCGGCTGGAACTCGCCCTGGGGCCGTGGCCGACCCGGCTGGCACATCGAATGCTCGGCGATGGCGGAAACCCTGCTCGGAGACACCATCGATATTCATGGCGGTGGGCACGATCTGGTGTTCCCACATCACGAAAACGAGATTGCACAGTCGCGCTGCGCCCACGGCGGTGCGCCGTTCGCGAACTACTGGGTGCACAACGGATTCGTCACCGTCAATCGCGAGAAGATGGCCAAGTCGGTCGGCAATGTACTGCGCGCACGTGAGTTGCTGGAGCAGGCGCCGGGCGAGGCGATCCGTCTGGCGCTGCTGGGCGGCCACTATCGTCAGCCACTGGACTGGACTGACGAAACCCTGGTGCAGGCAAAGCGCCAGCTCGATCGTCTTTACGGCGCCCTGCGTGAGGTTGCAGATGTCGAGCCGGCGGCCGGCGTCGAGGCGCCCGACGGATTCTTTGCCGCGCTCGACGACGATCTGAACACCCCGGCCGCACTGGCGGAAATGTTCGAACTGGTGCGCGCGCTGAACAAGGCAGAGTCGAACGAAGACAAGGCCAGGATCAAGGGGCAACTGCTGGCCGCCGCGAAACTGATGGGCCTGCTGAGTCAGACGCCGCAGGACTGGTTCGGAGCCGGTAACGATGATCCGGAATCGGCGGAGATCGAAGCCCTGCTGGAGCAGCGTGCCGCCGCACGCAAGGCCCGGGACTTCACCAGCGCCGACCGTATCCGTGACGAACTCACCGCGCGCGGTATCGTTATCGAGGACTCGGCGCAGGGGATACGCTGGCGACGCGCCTGA